A single window of Solanum dulcamara chromosome 5, daSolDulc1.2, whole genome shotgun sequence DNA harbors:
- the LOC129890415 gene encoding receptor-like protein 56 isoform X2, protein MWEPLSAYRHALNLSHNHLTGRIPNTFSNLQEIESLDLSHNRLNGSIPVGLLELNALAIFTVAYNNLSGAVPDFKVQFSTFDKSSYEGNPLLCGYPLDNNCGSPKSSNTSKIDGGEESSDLEDIQCFYIGFVVSYGAILLGLATALYFNRCWRKAWFRMIEALMFCCYYLLLDNIVTPIKSRWYRNVG, encoded by the coding sequence ATGTGGGAACCACTTTCAGCATACCGACATGCCTTGAATCTATCCCACAACCATCTCACCGGAAGAATACCAAATACCTTCTCCAATCTACAGGAAATCGAGAGTTTAGACCTTTCCCACAACAGATTGAATGGGAGCATTCCTGTTGGTCTACTTGAGCTAAATGCTTTGGCAATATTCACTGTTGCATACAATAACTTATCAGGTGCAGTGCCTGATTTTAAagttcaattttcaacttttgacAAAAGCAGCTATGAAGGAAATCCTCTTCTTTGTGGCTATCCATTAGACAACAACTGTGGTAGTCCTAAATCGTCAAATACGTCCAAGATTGATGGAGGTGAGGAATCATCAGACTTGGAGGATATTCAGTGTTTTTACATTGGGTTTGTTGTGTCTTATGGAGCGATATTGTTGGGATTAGCTACAGCGCTCTACTTCAATCGTTGTTGGAGAAAAGCATGGTTTAGGATGATAGAGGCATTGATGTTTTGTTGTTACTATCTTCTCTTGGACAACATTGTTACACCCATTAAGAGTAGATGGTACAGGAATGTTGGTTAG
- the LOC129890415 gene encoding receptor-like protein 9b isoform X1, with protein sequence MGMWNSKFLLLMFFVMVIVANGCWEEERSALLELQANRMSSNGELLVDWAGYNANGFTDCCFWNRVKCSLASGRVIELNLETRLGSEDGWRFNASFFLPFKSLQVLLLSSRNIIGWTKNEGFSKLRKLPNLKVVDLQFNPIHPKVLISSLCWISSLEVLKLGAHVGTTFSIPTCLESIPQPSHRKNTKYLLQSTGNREFRPFPQQIEWEHSCWST encoded by the exons ATGGGGATGTGGAACTCTAAatttttgttgttgatgttTTTTGTGATGGTAATTGTGGCCAATGGTTGTTGGGAGGAAGAGAGAAGTGCTCTCTTGGAGCTGCAGGCAAACAGAATGAGTTCGAATGGCGAATTGTTGGTTGATTGGGCAGGCTATAATGCCAATGGTTTTACAGATTGTTGTTTTTGGAATAGGGTAAAATGTAGCTTAGCATCAGGTAGAGTTATCGAACTCAATCTCGAAACAAGGCTTGGATCAGAGGATGGTTGGAGATTTAACGCCTCTTTCTTTCTTCCATTTAAGTCACTGCAAGTTCTTTTATTGTCTTCCAGAAATATTATAGGGTGGACAAAGAATGAAG GGTTCAGTAAACTAAGGAAGCTTCCCAACCTGAAAGTAGTCGATTTGCAATTTAATCCCATCCATCCTAAAGTTTTAATATCATctttatgttggatttcatctCTTGAGGTTCTAAAACTTGGTGCACATGTGGGAACCACTTTCAGCATACCGACATGCCTTGAATCTATCCCACAACCATCTCACCGGAAGAATACCAAATACCTTCTCCAATCTACAGGAAATCGAGAGTTTAGACCTTTCCCACAACAGATTGAATGGGAGCATTCCTGTTGGTCTACTTGA